The Candidatus Margulisiibacteriota bacterium sequence TTCTTAATCCAATGGTGCAAAAGAAATTTAACACGGAAGTTGATGTGATTTTTGATGAGGTGACAATTAATTTGTCGGAATTACAGGCCTTACGTGGCGGTGATGTTTTATTGACTGGTAAAAAAATAGGTGATCAGGTCGAGGTGATTATAGGCAATGATCTGAAATTTTCAGCACTTCCTGGAATAATAAACGGTAAAATGGGTGTTCAGCTTAAGCATAAACTTGCCGATAATTCGAAAAAAGAAGATAATATTGAAGAAAAATTAACATTAAGTATGTCTGATGATCAAAACTCAGAGGATGAGGAATGGTTTGAGAAATCAGAGGAAGAGGAAGCCGACAGCCAGGATGAGGCATTTGTTTCCAAACTTGATGAAGAGGATAATTCTGAAAATGAATTTGATTGGGAGAATGTTTAATGAGCGTGGATAAAGAAGGTTTGCGGGAGCTGATAGAAAATAATTTATTCGGTGAAGGCGAGGAGAACTTTTCTCTGGATGATTTGCTTAGTAACGACAAAGAAGGTACTGGTGACGGTGAACTGTCATTAGAACCACAGGAAGAACAGATTCTAAATAAAAGTTTGGATATTGAGGACTCTTTTGATGACACGCTGGGTATGCTTAATGAAGCCATGGATGTCGGTACTGTTAGCTCAGCTGAACAACTCAGTGATAAAAACGATTACGACAATCTGGACTTGTCATTCGAATCTGCTGATAGCGAACCTCAGCCCGCAGCAACAATTGATGAGCATGATGAGGAAGAAGTAATGTTCGAGGATGAGTTCCATATACCCGATGGTCAGTCACCGGATATGAAGTTAGGACCGCTGGAAGAAGAAGAAAAAATTGTTGATGATTATATTAACAAAGTTGAAAAGGAAGTTGAGGAAACCCTGGTTATTAATGAACCTGTTTATGACGTCCCCAAAGTTGAACCCAAAATAAT is a genomic window containing:
- a CDS encoding FliM/FliN family flagellar motor switch protein, whose translation is MSVDKEGLRELIENNLFGEGEENFSLDDLLSNDKEGTGDGELSLEPQEEQILNKSLDIEDSFDDTLGMLNEAMDVGTVSSAEQLSDKNDYDNLDLSFESADSEPQPAATIDEHDEEEVMFEDEFHIPDGQSPDMKLGPLEEEEKIVDDYINKVEKEVEETLVINEPVYDVPKVEPKIIEEPVAPPVRERTEQEEYVNIRPIEFPELDAKITGKNFDLDFFANIPVKIDVYLGNTTISLREIYELTEGSVIELNKLFGEPLELKIGGQIIAVGEVVAVDNNYGIMLKEIVNAKK